In Zingiber officinale cultivar Zhangliang chromosome 1A, Zo_v1.1, whole genome shotgun sequence, the DNA window ATCTCCTACGCTCGTCTCCTCTTTCAGTGACCTCTTCGACTTTATATGCGCAGGTCCTCTGATGAAGCAATTAGGCTTCACTGCTGAGACGGTGGCAGAGTCCATCGACAACTGGATCACACCCGGGATGCACCTTTGCCAATTGTTCCGATTCGATGACCTCAGCCTATCGCCTCCCGAGAGAGCCAGGATCTACCACTACTATGTGCCGGTGTTCCTTTGGTGCCAAGAACAGCTCAAGAGCCACCGACTCACGTTCGGCGATGACGTCGATGTCCCTCCACTCGTGGTATACCGCAAATCGTCACTCCATTCTTCACTAATATTAGAGACGTACTTTATCCAGCATTAAACATAACTGTTAGAAAGAAAATACACTTATTTGTGTGTTGTCTTCTGTTTCTTTGTCTTTTATGGGTGCACAATTTCTCAGTTTTTTTTGTTCCTTTGCAGATTGGCGTCAGTGCTCCTCAAGGCAGTGGAAAAACTACCCTTGTTTTTGCACTCGATTACCTTTTTCGGAAATCTGGGAAGTATGCCACTGTCCTTAAATTCATTTACACTTGCAACCTATACTTTGTTAATTGAAGCAAGTTCTAATGGAATGCAGGAGATCTGCAACTTTATCAATTGATGACTTCTATCTGACTGCTGAGGAGCAGGTACACATACCGACATTTTGTATGTACTCTCCTATCCTTCTTTCTCGTCCTCACTTTCACAACTGATTATTAGTTGTATATTTAGGCAAAACTAAGGAATCAAAATCCCAGCAATGCTCTATTAGAGGTGCTCAAAAAGGGTCGTTATCCCCCATATTGGACTGCATATTCAATCTTGCGTGCAATCATGGTCTCCCTTTCAAGTTTTTAGATGCTACATGGTGAAGTGAtcatttaacatttttttttcagtTCCGTGGGAATGCAGGAAGCCATGACATCCAATTCTCCATTGATACTCTTACATCCTTAAAGAAATTGACAAAGAATGGTATTGTTCTATTACTAAATGCATCTGTAGGGATTCTATTATCTGATATAGATCTGAGCAAACTGTTATCAGTTCCATTATATAAAAGTTGTGCTTGTTGAATAACTATTCAGGTACAAAGATGAAACTACCACGGTATGACAAGGTACACTTATCATCTTAATTTActcctttttaatattttccatttttctaTATGTTAATTACCATTGCAGTACTT includes these proteins:
- the LOC122025925 gene encoding D-glycerate 3-kinase, chloroplastic-like isoform X2, which produces MGLLTAISHRPSPSPPPLAPFLSSQAIITFKSSRLRFPQPSLSGFPSFIGGCLALTVRGGTALRSTLPASPTLVSSFSDLFDFICAGPLMKQLGFTAETVAESIDNWITPGMHLCQLFRFDDLSLSPPERARIYHYYVPVFLWCQEQLKSHRLTFGDDVDVPPLVIGVSAPQGSGKTTLVFALDYLFRKSGKRSATLSIDDFYLTAEEQAKLRNQNPSNALLEFRGNAGSHDIQFSIDTLTSLKKLTKNGTKMKLPRYDKSAYGGRGDRADPSTWPEVEGPLEVILFEGWMLGFKPLPNDVVNAVDPQLQVVNENLKAYYDAWDKFVEAWIIIKIKDPNCVYQWRLQAEVAMKEDGKSGMSDEEVLK